In Leuconostoc kimchii IMSNU 11154, one genomic interval encodes:
- a CDS encoding lactonase family protein — protein MVQYKILFGTYTKRISQGLYEAELDTESQQLQNPTFIGELTNPTYLALSQANKIYAVENRDGHGGLVTLDNSVRPLAEIDSQLSEGSAPAYIGIDEERQLVFAGYYHRGTVESYKIRDDGNLTLVDTWQNNGSGPRPEQSSSHIHFANLTPDKRLVAVDLGTDEIITFDVTDTGNLTEATRFHTEEGFGPRHIRFSPDGQYAYVLGELSSLLSVLKYNDEDGSFEHVMTASTIPSDWTEHNGSAALRLSHDGKFIYASNRGHNSIAVFKIVNEGAEIERIQLISTEGAFPRDMNWNDKQNFLVVANQDTDNVSLYARDNQSGELSLLQKDFTIPEGVRVIFEN, from the coding sequence ATGGTACAATATAAAATTTTATTTGGTACGTATACTAAACGTATTTCACAAGGACTGTACGAAGCTGAGCTAGATACTGAGTCACAGCAACTTCAAAACCCAACATTTATTGGCGAATTGACAAATCCTACTTACTTAGCTTTGTCTCAAGCAAACAAAATCTACGCTGTTGAAAATAGAGACGGTCATGGTGGGCTTGTCACACTTGATAATTCAGTACGCCCTTTGGCTGAAATCGATTCGCAATTAAGTGAAGGATCAGCACCAGCCTATATTGGCATTGATGAAGAACGACAATTGGTTTTCGCTGGTTACTACCATCGTGGTACCGTTGAATCTTACAAAATTCGCGATGATGGTAACTTAACGTTAGTTGATACATGGCAAAACAATGGTTCTGGTCCTCGACCTGAACAAAGCTCATCACATATTCACTTTGCTAACTTAACACCAGATAAACGCTTGGTTGCAGTTGACCTTGGTACAGATGAAATTATCACATTCGATGTTACTGATACAGGTAACTTAACAGAAGCAACACGCTTTCATACAGAAGAAGGCTTTGGTCCACGCCATATTCGTTTTTCACCAGACGGTCAATACGCTTATGTTCTTGGCGAACTATCTAGCTTACTGAGTGTTTTGAAATATAACGACGAAGATGGTTCATTTGAGCATGTAATGACTGCCTCTACGATCCCAAGTGATTGGACAGAACATAACGGTTCAGCTGCATTACGACTAAGTCACGATGGTAAATTTATCTACGCTTCGAATCGTGGTCACAACTCAATTGCGGTCTTTAAAATTGTTAATGAAGGTGCAGAGATCGAGCGTATTCAATTAATTAGTACAGAAGGTGCCTTCCCTCGTGATATGAATTGGAACGATAAGCAAAACTTTTTAGTCGTTGCCAATCAAGATACAGATAACGTGTCATTGTACGCTCGTGATAATCAATCAGGTGAGTTATCACTCTTACAAAAAGACTTTACGATTCCTGAAGGCGTACGTGTTATTTTCGAAAATTAA
- a CDS encoding DNA/RNA non-specific endonuclease, with product MSEAKNLVPETAYLNAGALKNTNSSNKKSMLYYETQLAHWLKQNKDYRLDYQVTPMYRNNELLPRQIRLAYVVYINNDSPNAIIDYSNGTARNTLNKTKTLKEDKEAADKASSEAAVKSSAESVARESSTRAAAQQQQEQDQTVVVPDATLVTVDGTVNSTDGYKWAIQDGFNWQTRKGHSTRIALGGSLPAGFHWQVQ from the coding sequence TTGAGTGAAGCCAAGAACTTAGTCCCTGAAACGGCTTATTTAAATGCTGGTGCACTCAAAAATACAAATTCTTCAAATAAAAAGAGTATGCTTTATTATGAAACCCAGCTTGCACACTGGCTGAAACAAAATAAAGATTATCGGCTTGACTACCAAGTAACACCAATGTATCGTAATAATGAACTGTTGCCTAGACAAATTCGCTTAGCTTATGTTGTTTATATCAATAACGATAGTCCTAATGCAATTATTGATTATTCAAACGGTACAGCTAGAAACACATTAAATAAAACAAAAACATTAAAAGAAGATAAGGAAGCAGCCGATAAAGCAAGTTCGGAGGCAGCAGTCAAATCCTCAGCTGAAAGCGTTGCTCGTGAATCATCTACACGTGCAGCTGCACAACAGCAACAAGAGCAAGATCAGACTGTTGTGGTGCCAGATGCTACACTAGTTACCGTAGATGGGACTGTGAATAGTACAGATGGCTATAAATGGGCTATTCAGGACGGATTTAATTGGCAAACAAGAAAAGGCCATTCAACGCGCATTGCGCTAGGTGGTTCCTTACCTGCTGGTTTCCATTGGCAAGTTCAATAA
- a CDS encoding ATP-binding protein yields the protein MIKIKQIMISGFGRWSQQRFDFIDDFQVIVGQNESGKSTVRAFIVGMLFGFPTKKGHANVYDPKDGSQYGGSLVADFDGTVVRITRLGRTQSELSITYLSNQTSVVDPEKWLSEQLAPLTREMFDHIFNFSQQDLAKVSQLKAIDLQKLLLNIGAVGSEDWLEVANDIEKHADKQFAQRTTGKRPLNLASKQYQMHADSLITKGDEVTAYVLAEKETHEYTEQLLKNQAIVQRLTQKIQDLHILVQQYQLYQSAQVVKEQLDINRVIVSDADIATLQRVTVISDMHREKITQLEENIQSPKKVTKDETSDLSSELSVLQAKARYLKNITAERVMLLKRLQHLQNQFFGKELPAPLTADERKIINNKDVTLPVTVVALIIGVIAFLTIKPLVIIAILMVFYAYYLFQLRQKQLHHIQSRYGEMSLLDIQSVQGAINEAPEQQQQLTILEAAILKNKQQLVLQLEPIAKRFQVPMQSDDFEALIGQLNRLNDQDWLRHQNETLLASQKNQQRLTDIKQHQTQLAQQLETRQNLLQKYHVTTIEEINHLKLENIDYLRKKQRYDDLMQQIDSDKLIQLRQIKDDNELQKQIILTQQELEKAQQLVLTIQTQLSDLQAQQKQRTSDDAFLKQQQDLANERTVLIDQFGDYLAEKMVVKWINQALQLASQNRFPKMSKKATCYFEKLTAGRYVAINFVKETLIVINQTGQQFNVIELSTGTQEQLYTALRLALSDVISDIISLPLLIDDGFVNFDVPRRQIMLTILQEIAKQQQIFYFTTSDSYIEKKNMIRL from the coding sequence ATGATAAAAATAAAACAGATCATGATTAGTGGGTTTGGACGTTGGTCGCAGCAACGATTTGATTTTATAGATGATTTTCAAGTTATTGTTGGTCAAAACGAATCTGGCAAGTCGACTGTACGCGCATTCATTGTGGGTATGTTATTTGGTTTTCCGACAAAAAAAGGTCATGCAAACGTTTATGATCCAAAAGATGGTAGTCAGTATGGGGGAAGTTTAGTAGCTGATTTCGATGGTACAGTTGTCCGAATTACGCGCTTAGGGCGTACACAGTCTGAACTATCAATTACGTATCTTTCAAATCAAACAAGCGTGGTTGACCCAGAAAAGTGGTTATCAGAGCAGCTAGCGCCACTTACTCGAGAAATGTTCGACCATATTTTTAATTTTAGTCAACAAGACTTAGCAAAAGTATCACAGTTGAAGGCAATTGATTTACAAAAATTGTTGTTAAATATTGGTGCTGTTGGCAGCGAAGACTGGCTCGAAGTTGCAAATGATATTGAAAAACATGCTGATAAGCAATTCGCACAAAGGACAACAGGCAAAAGACCGTTGAACTTAGCTTCTAAGCAATATCAGATGCACGCTGATAGTTTAATCACTAAAGGGGATGAAGTGACAGCTTATGTGTTGGCTGAAAAAGAAACCCATGAATACACTGAGCAACTTCTTAAAAACCAAGCAATTGTTCAGCGACTGACACAAAAAATTCAAGATTTACATATTTTGGTCCAACAATATCAACTTTACCAAAGTGCACAGGTAGTAAAAGAACAACTTGATATTAATCGTGTAATTGTTTCAGATGCGGATATTGCTACTTTGCAACGTGTGACTGTTATTTCTGATATGCATCGTGAAAAAATAACACAACTTGAAGAGAACATTCAAAGCCCTAAAAAAGTGACCAAGGACGAGACGAGTGATTTGTCATCAGAGTTATCTGTCCTACAGGCTAAAGCACGTTATTTGAAAAACATAACGGCTGAACGTGTCATGTTATTAAAACGGCTGCAACATCTTCAGAATCAATTCTTTGGAAAAGAACTACCAGCGCCATTAACAGCTGATGAAAGAAAGATAATCAACAATAAGGATGTCACTTTGCCTGTTACAGTGGTTGCTCTTATTATTGGCGTCATTGCCTTCCTGACGATAAAACCATTGGTTATCATCGCCATATTGATGGTATTTTATGCCTATTATTTATTTCAGTTACGTCAAAAACAACTGCACCATATTCAATCACGGTATGGCGAAATGTCATTATTAGATATTCAATCAGTTCAGGGGGCTATCAATGAAGCACCTGAACAGCAACAGCAATTGACGATACTAGAGGCAGCTATTTTGAAAAACAAGCAGCAGCTCGTTCTGCAACTTGAGCCAATTGCAAAAAGATTTCAGGTACCGATGCAATCAGATGATTTTGAGGCTTTAATTGGGCAGCTAAACCGACTAAATGATCAAGACTGGTTGCGTCACCAAAATGAAACGTTATTGGCATCACAAAAAAACCAACAGCGGTTAACTGATATTAAACAACATCAAACCCAGTTGGCACAACAGCTTGAGACGCGACAAAATTTGTTACAAAAGTACCATGTGACGACTATAGAAGAGATCAACCACTTAAAATTAGAGAATATTGATTATTTACGAAAAAAACAACGTTATGACGACCTGATGCAGCAAATTGATTCTGACAAACTCATTCAATTACGTCAGATTAAAGATGACAATGAATTGCAGAAACAGATAATACTAACACAACAAGAATTAGAAAAAGCACAACAGTTAGTATTAACTATACAAACACAATTATCTGACTTGCAGGCACAACAAAAGCAGCGGACAAGCGATGACGCTTTTTTGAAACAACAGCAAGATCTAGCCAATGAAAGAACAGTTTTAATTGATCAATTTGGTGATTATTTGGCTGAAAAAATGGTTGTCAAATGGATTAATCAAGCGTTGCAGTTAGCGTCTCAAAATAGGTTTCCGAAAATGTCAAAGAAAGCTACGTGTTATTTTGAAAAATTAACTGCCGGGCGATATGTCGCAATTAATTTTGTAAAAGAAACATTGATAGTTATTAATCAGACGGGTCAGCAATTCAATGTTATAGAGCTATCTACGGGGACACAAGAGCAATTGTATACAGCGTTGCGGTTAGCTTTAAGTGATGTTATTTCAGATATTATTTCTTTGCCATTATTGATTGATGATGGTTTTGTTAATTTTGATGTACCGCGTCGACAAATCATGTTGACCATCTTACAAGAAATTGCCAAGCAACAACAAATTTTTTATTTTACGACGTCAGATTCATATATCGAAAAAAAGAATATGATAAGATTATAA
- a CDS encoding YciI family protein, which yields MFIIELTYIKPISDVEHYLPAHVEYLDKHYKSGHFMMSGRKEPRTGGMIIAQAESLDELTKIYHTDPFFINNIASFNVINFVPSKWAEKLNDCLS from the coding sequence ATGTTTATAATTGAATTAACTTATATCAAACCGATTTCTGATGTTGAACATTATTTACCAGCCCATGTTGAATACTTAGATAAGCACTATAAATCAGGGCACTTTATGATGTCTGGCAGAAAAGAACCACGAACTGGTGGCATGATTATAGCTCAAGCCGAGTCTTTAGATGAATTAACAAAAATCTATCACACTGACCCTTTTTTTATAAACAACATTGCCTCATTTAATGTCATTAATTTTGTCCCTTCAAAATGGGCAGAAAAATTGAATGACTGCTTGTCATAG
- a CDS encoding peptidyl-prolyl cis-trans isomerase: MRKFIWGLLVVIFIGGLVFLGLNSSKTLMTSDSGKITENEFMADIKKSSAGQQEFANMVINKVLAKQYGGNVSKSDVQDAFDTQKAQYGDSFKQALASNNTTEDQLKINIKNNLIMTAAVKANYKITDKQLNDAYKNYHQNTTISLITAKNEDAAKKAIDDLKSGDNWKTVYAKYTADKTYAKQDGQLPAFDSTSTAVDTAIQEAAFKLNKSGDYTNTPVTGSNGGYYVVTLNKKTNKPSLNSVRNKLSDQIVSSFLNDQKNTSKIQAIVGKILRKENVNVKDSQLKNTLNTYMTAGISSSK, translated from the coding sequence ATGCGTAAATTTATTTGGGGGCTCCTTGTAGTGATTTTTATTGGGGGTCTTGTCTTCCTTGGGTTAAACTCATCAAAAACTTTGATGACGTCAGACTCCGGAAAAATCACAGAAAACGAATTCATGGCTGATATTAAAAAGTCGTCAGCTGGGCAACAAGAATTTGCTAATATGGTTATTAACAAGGTTCTTGCTAAGCAATATGGTGGTAACGTATCAAAATCAGATGTTCAAGATGCCTTTGATACACAAAAAGCACAGTATGGCGATTCATTTAAACAAGCCTTAGCATCTAACAATACAACCGAAGATCAGCTAAAAATCAATATTAAAAACAATTTAATTATGACTGCCGCAGTTAAAGCAAATTACAAAATAACTGACAAGCAACTCAATGATGCCTATAAAAATTATCATCAAAACACCACGATTTCCTTAATCACTGCGAAAAATGAAGATGCAGCAAAAAAAGCCATTGATGATTTGAAATCTGGTGACAACTGGAAAACAGTTTACGCAAAATATACTGCGGATAAAACATATGCCAAACAAGATGGCCAATTACCAGCATTTGATTCAACCAGTACAGCCGTTGATACTGCTATACAAGAAGCTGCATTCAAGTTGAACAAGTCAGGAGACTATACAAATACACCTGTTACTGGTTCAAACGGCGGCTATTACGTTGTAACATTAAACAAAAAAACAAATAAGCCTAGTTTAAATAGCGTTCGAAATAAATTATCAGACCAAATTGTATCATCATTCTTGAATGATCAGAAAAACACATCTAAAATTCAAGCGATTGTTGGAAAAATTTTACGTAAAGAAAATGTCAACGTAAAAGATTCTCAACTAAAAAACACATTAAATACTTACATGACAGCAGGTATTTCATCGTCAAAGTAA
- the typA gene encoding translational GTPase TypA translates to MANREDIRNIAIIAHVDHGKTTLVNELLKQSDTLDSRKELGDRAMDTNDIEKERGITILSKNTAVKVGDKQINILDTPGHADFGGEVERIMGMVDGVLLVVDAFEGTMPQTRFVLKKAFEQHLTPIVIVNKVDRPGARPEEVVDEVLDLFIELGADDEGLDFPVIFASAMNGTSSLSPVVEDQEHTMKPIFDAVFNTIPSPIDNSDEPLQFQVAMLDYNDFVGRIGIGRVKRGTIKIGDNVEVLKLDGTTQNFRVTKLAGFIGLDQVDIQEAKAGDLIAVSGMEDISVGETVADPAHPDPLPILRIDEPTLQMTFRQNDSPFAGKEGKFVTARQIEDRLRRELHTDVSLRVEDTGQAGAWLVSGRGELHLSILIETMRREGFELQASRPQVIYREIDGVQSEPYESVQIDTPDEYSSTVIDSLNQRKGEMVNMEAVGNGQTRLTYMAPSRGLIGYSTEFMSATRGYGIFNHTYAEYRPVVRNWEPGRRNGALVSINQGTTTNYAIMGVEDRGQMFVGAGVEVYEGMIVGMNARDNDISVNVTKLKPQSNVRSSNKDQTSSIKTPRLMNLEASLEFLNDDEYVEVTPENVRIRKAILNTAEREKAAKRRKASTN, encoded by the coding sequence TTGGCAAATCGCGAAGATATTCGTAACATCGCTATCATCGCCCACGTCGATCATGGAAAGACGACGTTGGTTAATGAACTATTGAAGCAATCAGATACATTGGACTCACGCAAGGAATTGGGTGATCGTGCAATGGATACAAATGATATTGAAAAAGAACGTGGAATCACTATCCTGTCAAAGAACACAGCCGTTAAGGTTGGGGACAAGCAGATTAACATTCTTGATACACCTGGTCACGCGGATTTTGGTGGTGAAGTTGAGCGTATCATGGGAATGGTTGATGGTGTATTGTTGGTTGTTGATGCCTTTGAAGGTACAATGCCACAAACGCGTTTTGTGTTGAAAAAAGCATTTGAACAACACTTGACACCAATTGTGATTGTTAACAAAGTTGACCGTCCGGGCGCACGCCCTGAGGAAGTTGTTGATGAAGTTTTGGATTTGTTCATTGAACTAGGTGCTGACGATGAGGGATTAGATTTCCCAGTTATTTTTGCTTCAGCAATGAATGGTACGTCATCATTGTCTCCAGTTGTTGAAGATCAAGAGCATACAATGAAGCCAATTTTTGATGCTGTCTTTAATACAATTCCATCACCAATTGACAATTCAGACGAACCGCTACAATTCCAAGTTGCAATGTTGGACTATAATGATTTCGTAGGTCGTATTGGAATTGGTCGTGTTAAGCGTGGAACCATTAAGATTGGCGATAACGTTGAAGTGTTGAAGCTTGATGGTACAACACAGAATTTCCGTGTCACTAAGTTAGCTGGATTTATTGGTTTGGATCAAGTTGATATTCAAGAAGCTAAAGCTGGTGATTTGATTGCCGTTTCTGGAATGGAAGATATTTCAGTTGGTGAAACAGTTGCTGATCCAGCACACCCAGATCCATTGCCAATTTTGCGTATTGATGAGCCAACGTTGCAAATGACTTTCCGTCAAAATGATAGTCCCTTTGCAGGTAAAGAAGGTAAGTTTGTTACTGCCCGCCAAATTGAAGATCGTTTACGTCGTGAATTACATACTGATGTGTCATTACGTGTCGAAGATACAGGCCAAGCTGGTGCATGGTTAGTGTCAGGTCGTGGTGAATTGCATTTGTCAATTTTGATTGAAACAATGCGTCGCGAAGGCTTTGAATTACAAGCATCACGTCCGCAAGTTATCTATCGTGAGATTGATGGCGTACAATCAGAACCGTACGAATCAGTTCAAATTGATACACCTGATGAATATTCATCAACTGTTATTGATTCTTTGAACCAACGTAAGGGTGAAATGGTTAACATGGAAGCTGTTGGTAATGGTCAAACACGTTTGACTTATATGGCACCTTCTCGTGGATTAATTGGTTATTCAACAGAATTTATGTCAGCAACTCGTGGTTATGGTATCTTTAATCACACGTATGCTGAATACCGTCCAGTAGTTCGCAATTGGGAACCAGGACGTCGTAATGGTGCACTTGTTTCGATTAACCAAGGAACAACAACTAACTATGCTATCATGGGAGTTGAAGATCGTGGACAAATGTTTGTCGGCGCTGGTGTTGAAGTTTATGAAGGTATGATTGTTGGTATGAACGCACGTGACAATGACATTTCAGTCAATGTTACAAAGTTAAAGCCACAATCAAACGTTCGTTCTTCGAACAAGGATCAAACATCATCTATTAAGACACCACGTCTTATGAATTTGGAAGCTTCTTTGGAATTTTTGAATGATGATGAGTATGTTGAAGTAACTCCTGAAAATGTTCGTATCCGTAAAGCAATTTTGAATACGGCAGAACGTGAAAAGGCAGCAAAGCGCCGTAAAGCATCAACAAATTAA
- a CDS encoding Type 1 glutamine amidotransferase-like domain-containing protein translates to MKNILLTSYFAGTAKQFQQFMANQNVSAKNILFIDTASKVEDYTGYIDEAYETLFNLDYHVDTLDIASSDDETSRHQIQHAEIIFIAGGNTFYLLENIKSKNLDQLLIDKINTGTPYIGESAGAIILSPDITYVKTMDDPKLAPNLETYTGLGVTQFSTLPHYLDTPFENETNDIFKSYHDTIDLIPINNEETATILNDEFIKP, encoded by the coding sequence ATGAAAAATATTTTACTAACCTCCTACTTTGCCGGTACTGCTAAACAATTTCAACAATTTATGGCTAATCAAAACGTCTCAGCTAAAAATATTTTGTTCATCGATACTGCCAGTAAAGTGGAAGATTACACAGGATATATTGACGAAGCATATGAAACATTATTTAATTTAGATTATCATGTTGACACATTAGACATTGCAAGTTCAGATGATGAAACTTCACGACATCAAATACAACATGCAGAGATTATTTTTATTGCAGGTGGTAATACCTTTTATCTCTTAGAAAATATAAAATCTAAAAATTTAGATCAACTACTGATTGATAAAATCAACACCGGAACACCCTATATTGGTGAATCAGCTGGTGCCATCATATTATCTCCAGATATCACATACGTCAAGACAATGGATGACCCTAAATTAGCCCCCAATCTGGAAACATACACTGGTTTAGGAGTCACTCAGTTTAGTACCCTACCACACTATCTTGATACCCCATTTGAAAATGAGACTAATGATATCTTCAAAAGTTACCATGACACAATTGATCTTATCCCAATAAATAACGAAGAAACAGCCACTATTTTAAACGATGAATTCATCAAACCTTAG
- a CDS encoding metallophosphoesterase family protein, translated as MKFIHAADIHLGNPFIGLDQQLPDDLKTIVQQSTLTAFKNLIRDAIIQKVDFLVMPGDLYSTTVSSPKIQDIVSQQFDRLNAANIPVYLSFGNHDFQADKQQHLPWPPNVHVFNQKVETLYLTLKTGENVALTGFSYQTPRQTQKVITSYPLKTGLVDYHIGLYHGALGIDGDPYAPFALSDMLSKNYDYWALGHIHVRQTLNQTPFIGYSGDLQGLNRKEVGAKGYYLVESENHLLVPKFREAAEITWEQVTLEDVKNESDIISQIVNYNVDQMTFLSVEIIAHVDGATSQRIVGGITIEKIRAQLPKKLWVVSLRVRQNLSTMLAKDHIDQIYWQEAYEAIMSDFNIANELSNQAPLVVRDYFMSPEGETLLRDKMQQLIQARKV; from the coding sequence ATGAAATTTATTCATGCAGCAGATATTCATCTTGGCAATCCGTTTATTGGGTTAGATCAGCAACTGCCTGATGACTTGAAAACGATTGTACAACAATCGACTTTGACAGCTTTTAAAAATTTGATTCGTGATGCTATCATACAGAAAGTCGACTTTTTAGTGATGCCGGGCGATTTATATAGTACGACTGTCAGTAGTCCTAAAATACAAGATATTGTGAGTCAACAATTTGATCGCCTGAATGCTGCCAATATACCAGTATATTTAAGTTTTGGAAATCATGATTTCCAAGCGGATAAACAACAACATTTACCTTGGCCACCTAATGTGCATGTTTTTAATCAGAAAGTCGAAACACTGTATTTAACCTTAAAAACAGGTGAAAACGTTGCATTGACGGGATTCAGTTATCAAACACCACGCCAAACTCAAAAAGTGATCACGTCATATCCTTTAAAAACAGGGTTAGTTGACTATCATATAGGTTTATATCATGGCGCGCTTGGTATCGATGGCGATCCATACGCACCTTTTGCTTTGAGTGACATGCTATCTAAAAATTATGATTATTGGGCCTTAGGCCACATTCATGTTCGTCAAACACTCAATCAAACGCCATTTATTGGTTATTCTGGTGACTTACAGGGACTTAACCGCAAAGAGGTTGGTGCCAAAGGTTATTATTTAGTTGAGTCAGAAAATCACCTACTAGTGCCAAAATTTCGAGAAGCAGCAGAGATAACTTGGGAGCAAGTAACACTAGAAGATGTTAAGAATGAGTCGGATATTATTAGTCAAATTGTAAATTATAATGTTGATCAAATGACATTTTTATCAGTGGAAATTATAGCACATGTAGATGGTGCGACTAGCCAACGCATTGTTGGCGGTATTACCATTGAAAAAATTCGTGCGCAATTACCAAAAAAATTATGGGTGGTTAGCTTACGCGTAAGACAAAACTTATCGACAATGCTTGCCAAGGATCATATTGATCAAATATATTGGCAAGAAGCATATGAAGCAATAATGTCAGATTTTAATATAGCAAATGAATTATCAAACCAAGCCCCGCTTGTGGTTCGTGATTATTTTATGAGTCCTGAAGGAGAGACATTATTGCGCGATAAAATGCAACAGTTGATACAGGCCAGAAAGGTGTGA
- a CDS encoding 3'-5' exoribonuclease YhaM family protein — protein sequence MTKLLTEYQDAEHIDSFAVLKSADIRLTKTGKTYLSLVFSDRSGDLPGNLWDATDEQIKTLLPGKVVRLQGVRGAYQDKPQVQITNIRLSIAGEPDNPADFMIHAPIKEDQMSDELNDFILMITNPTWNRLVRKLFSIYHDQFLRYPAAKSNHHAFAGGLAYHSLSIAKLAQNVASEYPRLNKELLIAGALLHDLGKTIELSGPVGTQYTTAGNLIGHITLIDEQIVLAAHELHFDLQSEEMILIRHVILSHHGLLEYGSPVRPAVMEAEVLHQLDEMDASIQMMSAALDKTTDDTFSDRVFGLDNRRFYKTSLT from the coding sequence ATGACAAAACTACTAACAGAATATCAAGATGCTGAGCATATTGATTCGTTTGCGGTACTTAAGAGTGCTGACATTCGTTTAACGAAAACAGGAAAAACTTACCTTAGTTTGGTTTTTTCTGATCGTTCTGGTGATTTACCCGGGAACCTATGGGATGCAACGGATGAACAAATTAAAACATTGTTGCCTGGAAAAGTTGTACGGTTACAAGGCGTTCGCGGTGCATATCAAGACAAGCCTCAAGTTCAAATAACTAATATACGTTTATCTATCGCCGGAGAACCTGATAATCCAGCTGATTTTATGATTCATGCACCAATCAAAGAAGATCAGATGAGTGATGAACTCAATGATTTCATACTAATGATTACCAATCCAACATGGAATCGACTCGTGCGAAAGTTATTTTCTATATATCATGATCAGTTTTTGCGTTACCCTGCTGCTAAGTCTAATCATCATGCGTTTGCTGGCGGATTAGCGTATCATTCATTATCCATTGCGAAATTAGCCCAAAACGTGGCAAGCGAATACCCACGACTTAATAAAGAGTTATTAATCGCTGGCGCGCTCTTACATGATTTAGGAAAAACAATTGAGTTGTCTGGACCAGTTGGCACGCAATATACGACTGCAGGTAATTTAATCGGGCATATCACTTTAATTGATGAGCAAATTGTCTTGGCAGCTCATGAGTTGCACTTTGATTTACAATCTGAAGAGATGATTCTTATTCGTCATGTGATTTTATCACATCATGGTTTGTTAGAATATGGTTCACCAGTTCGACCTGCTGTTATGGAAGCGGAGGTGTTACATCAACTGGACGAAATGGACGCGAGCATCCAAATGATGTCAGCTGCTTTAGATAAAACAACTGACGATACTTTCTCTGATCGTGTGTTTGGTTTAGATAACCGTCGGTTTTATAAAACATCATTAACATAA
- a CDS encoding SGNH/GDSL hydrolase family protein: MLDFQLKTKKLLKRIILYLKSSKLRNNTNSYYREAVVDNHLKRYFKHAKLKQVGIIGDSVSFGLKSKINYGQYIQKVTGARVQNLAVSGAHLTDNGVKSIFQQATRLNKCDLYIFQSTDDDWLANIVIGNKHDTAKQSYLGAFYQTILQLRQLNSQAQIIVLTTTYQTPVWGSVVRRTDLTNNTLGYSLHDYMAAVKKACVDLNVPYVDLMRSSLFTPSSSAFRAKYMPDGLHPNAEGHHIIALEIGKIYKKINVND; encoded by the coding sequence ATGTTAGATTTTCAGTTAAAAACTAAAAAATTGTTAAAACGAATAATATTATATTTAAAAAGCTCAAAATTAAGAAATAATACTAACAGTTATTACCGTGAGGCAGTTGTCGATAACCATTTAAAACGGTATTTTAAACATGCAAAATTAAAGCAAGTTGGCATTATTGGTGACAGCGTTTCCTTTGGTTTGAAGTCTAAAATTAATTATGGCCAGTACATTCAAAAAGTGACAGGTGCGCGTGTACAAAATCTTGCAGTTTCTGGGGCGCATTTAACCGATAATGGCGTTAAAAGTATTTTTCAACAAGCGACACGTTTAAATAAATGTGATTTATATATTTTTCAAAGCACGGATGATGATTGGCTTGCCAATATCGTCATTGGCAACAAGCACGATACCGCTAAACAGTCCTATTTAGGTGCTTTTTACCAGACTATATTACAATTACGACAGTTAAATAGTCAAGCTCAGATTATTGTTTTAACAACGACTTATCAAACACCGGTGTGGGGGAGCGTTGTCAGGAGAACTGATCTTACAAACAATACATTAGGATATAGTTTGCACGATTACATGGCAGCAGTGAAAAAAGCCTGCGTGGATTTGAATGTCCCTTATGTCGATTTAATGCGTAGCAGCCTATTTACACCCAGTAGCTCAGCGTTTCGAGCAAAATATATGCCAGATGGGTTACATCCAAACGCAGAAGGGCATCATATTATTGCCCTTGAAATCGGTAAAATTTATAAAAAAATTAATGTAAATGATTAA